The following proteins are co-located in the Candidatus Bathyarchaeota archaeon genome:
- the glyS gene encoding glycine--tRNA ligase, protein MQKPDKYEIISELARRRGFFWPSYEIYGGVSGFYTYGPLGSLLKQRIEAKFRDFFIKPLNILEMESSIVTPAKVFEASGHVKAFQEPMVECLKCKKKFRADHLLQEQAKMSDTQTEKLSLQEIATEIKKHNIECPECGSELGKPKYFMTMFTTTIGPYSDAVGYGRPEAAQGIFVEFRRLYETARERFPLGVAQIGHALRNEISPRQGLIRQREFTIADIEFFFDPKDPKCPLMKEVEEETLCLIPAELRQKDAKKAVDVTVKKALQKGYIKTEWQAYFMVLAKYFLNVLGVPDDKQRFIEKLEWERAHYSEQGYDQEIYLDRWGWTEVSGHNYRSDYDLKQHMEHSGVDMQVFKEYDKPKMTEKVVVEPVLAEIGPAFKKDASRVMALLLEADVEEVKKSLRENGYYMAKSFKILPEHVKIVCKDIEETGRRFIPHVVEPSFGIDRIVYVALEYAYGKREGRTLLRFPRELAPVQVGLYPLVTKDGLAEKAKKLHKMLMIEGFMVEYDEAGSIGRRYARADEAGTPLCITIDYQTLNDDTVTVRDRDSWKQVRTKMENLPKSLHAYFSHKKDFKDIGKSI, encoded by the coding sequence ATGCAGAAACCTGATAAGTACGAAATTATCAGCGAGCTCGCCAGACGCCGAGGTTTCTTTTGGCCTTCCTACGAGATTTACGGCGGCGTCAGCGGTTTCTATACATATGGACCCCTAGGCTCACTGCTTAAACAAAGAATAGAAGCAAAATTCAGAGATTTCTTCATCAAACCTCTTAACATCCTCGAAATGGAGTCTTCTATTGTAACGCCGGCAAAAGTGTTTGAAGCATCTGGCCATGTGAAAGCCTTTCAAGAGCCTATGGTAGAATGTCTGAAATGTAAGAAAAAGTTTCGAGCGGACCACCTACTTCAAGAACAAGCCAAAATGAGTGATACACAAACTGAAAAACTTAGCCTTCAGGAAATAGCCACAGAAATAAAGAAACACAACATAGAGTGCCCCGAATGTGGTAGCGAGTTAGGCAAGCCAAAATACTTCATGACCATGTTTACCACAACAATTGGGCCTTATTCAGACGCGGTTGGCTACGGTAGACCAGAAGCGGCACAGGGTATTTTCGTCGAGTTTAGACGCCTCTACGAAACTGCCAGAGAGAGATTTCCCCTAGGAGTTGCTCAAATTGGGCATGCTCTGAGAAATGAAATATCACCCAGACAAGGTCTCATCAGACAAAGGGAGTTCACTATCGCGGACATAGAATTCTTTTTTGATCCGAAAGATCCCAAATGTCCTCTGATGAAGGAGGTTGAGGAAGAAACTTTGTGCCTCATACCTGCAGAGCTGAGACAGAAAGATGCAAAAAAAGCAGTGGACGTGACGGTGAAAAAAGCACTGCAAAAAGGCTACATCAAAACAGAATGGCAAGCATACTTTATGGTCTTGGCTAAATACTTCCTAAATGTGCTTGGGGTTCCAGATGATAAGCAACGTTTCATTGAAAAATTGGAATGGGAAAGAGCGCATTATTCCGAGCAGGGCTATGACCAAGAAATCTACTTGGACCGCTGGGGCTGGACAGAAGTTTCAGGTCACAACTACCGCTCAGACTACGATTTGAAACAGCATATGGAACACAGTGGTGTGGACATGCAAGTTTTCAAAGAATACGACAAACCTAAAATGACGGAAAAAGTTGTTGTTGAACCGGTCTTGGCTGAGATTGGTCCAGCATTCAAAAAAGACGCCTCAAGAGTAATGGCTTTACTTCTAGAAGCCGATGTTGAAGAAGTCAAAAAATCTCTGCGAGAAAACGGGTACTACATGGCAAAGTCGTTTAAAATTTTACCTGAACATGTTAAGATTGTCTGTAAGGATATAGAAGAAACGGGAAGACGGTTTATCCCTCACGTCGTTGAGCCAAGTTTTGGAATAGACAGGATTGTGTATGTGGCTTTAGAATACGCCTACGGTAAACGAGAGGGTAGAACGCTTCTGAGGTTTCCAAGGGAACTGGCGCCTGTACAGGTTGGGTTGTATCCTTTAGTCACCAAAGACGGTTTGGCAGAAAAAGCAAAAAAGCTACACAAAATGTTGATGATTGAAGGTTTTATGGTGGAGTATGACGAAGCTGGCTCCATTGGAAGGCGCTATGCTCGAGCCGATGAAGCCGGCACACCCCTCTGCATCACGATTGACTATCAAACATTAAACGATGACACAGTAACCGTGCGAGACCGTGACTCATGGAAACAAGTCCGCACAAAAATGGAAAACCTGCCTAAAAGTTTACATGCCTACTTCAGCCACAAAAAAGATTTCAAAGACATTGGAAAAAGCATATAA
- the gap gene encoding type I glyceraldehyde-3-phosphate dehydrogenase codes for MAIKVAINGFGRIGRLLFRAATERKANIDFVALNDLAPPKTLAYLLKNDSVHGHPPFDVKVEEDTIIVDGKPIKVLSERDPGKLPWKDLGVYLAVESTGLFTAREKASLHLQSGAKKVLISAPAKNPDVTVVLGVNHEKYDHANHNIISNASCTTNCVSPVAKVLNDNFGLKKALMTTAHAYTNDQRIQDLVHRKLRRGRAGAVSIIPTTTGAAVAATVVLPELAGRMNGLALRIPVPNVSIVDFTVLLEKETTAEEINSAFKAAAEGPLKGIMDYTEEQLVSVDFNHNPYSATIDALSTMVVGGNLAKVLAWYDNEWGFSCRMVELIELIGKKAGF; via the coding sequence ATGGCAATAAAAGTAGCTATAAACGGGTTTGGTAGAATTGGACGTTTGCTTTTTAGAGCTGCAACGGAAAGAAAAGCCAACATAGACTTTGTAGCATTAAACGACCTCGCACCCCCGAAAACCTTAGCGTACCTCCTCAAGAACGACTCAGTGCATGGACATCCCCCATTCGACGTAAAGGTTGAAGAAGACACGATAATCGTAGATGGCAAACCAATAAAAGTGTTATCAGAAAGAGACCCCGGCAAATTGCCCTGGAAAGATCTGGGCGTTTACTTGGCAGTTGAATCAACTGGCTTATTCACAGCCAGAGAAAAAGCTTCGCTGCACCTACAATCAGGCGCCAAGAAAGTTTTGATCTCTGCACCCGCCAAAAACCCCGATGTAACTGTGGTGTTGGGCGTGAACCACGAGAAGTATGACCATGCAAACCATAACATCATCTCAAATGCTTCATGCACGACAAACTGCGTCTCTCCAGTTGCCAAAGTATTGAACGACAACTTCGGCTTAAAGAAGGCGCTCATGACTACTGCCCACGCCTATACAAATGACCAAAGAATCCAAGATCTAGTTCATAGAAAACTCCGCAGGGGCAGAGCAGGAGCAGTATCAATCATACCTACAACAACGGGTGCCGCTGTGGCTGCCACAGTCGTGCTTCCAGAGCTTGCAGGAAGGATGAATGGTCTTGCTTTGAGGATTCCAGTGCCAAACGTCTCAATAGTTGACTTTACGGTATTACTAGAAAAGGAAACAACGGCAGAGGAGATTAACTCTGCATTTAAGGCAGCTGCAGAAGGACCGCTGAAGGGAATAATGGACTACACTGAAGAGCAGCTTGTGTCAGTCGATTTTAACCACAACCCGTACTCGGCAACAATCGATGCATTATCCACTATGGTAGTCGGCGGCAACTTGGCAAAGG
- a CDS encoding FAD-dependent oxidoreductase yields MPRKIVIIGANAAGVDAASAARKTDRTAEITLINKEKHSGYSRCGLPFVIGGHIPNFNNLIVFPPSFYQMMKLNLKTETTATNINPTNKTIDTTDKTGNTETIPYDSLILAIGAYSFIPPIKGREKQAVYSLRTIEDGQQIDQAIRNGARNAAVIGAGLIGLETAIALKERGVNTTVIELLPQVLPVMLDKEMAKLVHEMLEQKGLRIIVGKGVDEILGAEKVVAISVAGEQIPVDTVVVATGVRANTELATNTGIATGETRAIKTNARMETNIKDIYAAGDCAESINIITKKPVCPQLGTVAVRHAKVAGINAAGGYALFIGALGSAVTQFFDTQIGVTGLTEFFARREGMETVAGTITSKTRADYYPDAKPIKVKLIVEKESQRIIGGQIIAGEDTTQRINALSFAMQKQMTIRELAKADTAYAPPLNETWEPMVLAAEVALRKLR; encoded by the coding sequence GTGCCCCGAAAAATAGTCATCATCGGCGCTAACGCTGCCGGCGTTGATGCAGCCTCAGCCGCTAGAAAAACTGACCGCACCGCCGAAATTACACTCATAAACAAAGAAAAACACAGCGGATATTCCCGCTGCGGCCTACCCTTCGTCATCGGCGGCCACATACCAAACTTCAACAACCTCATAGTCTTCCCCCCAAGCTTCTACCAAATGATGAAACTAAACCTAAAAACAGAAACAACAGCCACAAACATCAACCCCACAAACAAAACAATCGACACAACCGACAAAACAGGCAACACTGAAACAATACCCTACGACAGCCTAATCCTCGCCATAGGCGCCTACTCCTTCATCCCTCCAATAAAAGGCAGAGAAAAACAAGCCGTCTACTCTCTTCGCACAATAGAAGATGGCCAACAAATCGATCAAGCAATAAGAAATGGAGCAAGAAACGCTGCTGTCATCGGTGCCGGACTAATTGGCTTAGAGACAGCCATAGCCTTAAAGGAAAGAGGAGTAAACACGACGGTGATAGAACTTTTACCCCAAGTTCTGCCTGTCATGCTGGACAAAGAAATGGCGAAACTTGTCCACGAAATGCTTGAACAAAAAGGATTAAGGATAATCGTGGGAAAAGGCGTCGACGAAATTCTTGGGGCAGAAAAAGTGGTAGCCATTTCAGTCGCAGGCGAACAAATCCCAGTGGACACGGTTGTAGTCGCAACAGGAGTAAGAGCCAATACAGAGCTCGCAACAAATACAGGCATAGCTACAGGCGAAACACGGGCCATAAAAACAAACGCAAGAATGGAAACAAATATTAAAGACATCTACGCCGCAGGCGACTGCGCCGAAAGCATCAATATAATCACCAAAAAACCTGTTTGTCCTCAACTAGGCACAGTAGCAGTAAGACATGCAAAAGTTGCGGGAATCAACGCTGCAGGGGGATACGCGCTGTTTATAGGAGCTCTCGGTTCAGCAGTGACGCAATTCTTCGACACGCAAATCGGCGTCACAGGCTTGACGGAATTCTTTGCAAGAAGAGAAGGAATGGAGACCGTGGCTGGAACAATCACTTCTAAGACAAGAGCAGATTATTATCCCGACGCTAAGCCAATAAAAGTGAAACTAATTGTTGAAAAAGAATCACAACGCATCATTGGAGGCCAAATCATAGCTGGAGAAGATACCACCCAACGCATAAACGCCCTATCCTTCGCCATGCAAAAACAGATGACTATCCGAGAACTAGCGAAAGCGGACACAGCATATGCACCGCCCTTGAACGAAACGTGGGAACCTATGGTCTTAGCCGCAGAAGTTGCACTGAGGAAACTCCGCTAG
- the gcvH gene encoding glycine cleavage system protein GcvH has product MVKVNDTEVPEGLYYTKDYEWVKIEDSKARIGVTDYAQKQLREIVYAELPAQGDTITQNEPFGTVESVKAVSDLIAPLSGTIEQVNTEVQNRPELLNEDPYGKGWLLVITPSNMDELKNIMDYAQAVEWHKSL; this is encoded by the coding sequence ATGGTAAAAGTGAATGATACAGAAGTCCCAGAAGGACTATACTATACAAAAGACTACGAATGGGTGAAAATCGAAGATAGCAAAGCACGCATAGGCGTAACAGACTACGCCCAAAAACAATTGCGCGAGATCGTCTACGCGGAACTACCCGCACAAGGCGACACAATAACGCAAAACGAACCCTTCGGCACAGTAGAATCCGTCAAAGCAGTGTCAGACCTCATAGCACCCTTAAGCGGCACAATCGAACAAGTAAACACAGAAGTGCAAAACCGTCCAGAACTCCTGAATGAAGACCCTTACGGCAAAGGTTGGCTACTTGTGATAACCCCCTCCAACATGGACGAACTAAAAAACATAATGGACTATGCCCAAGCAGTAGAATGGCACAAAAGCCTTTAG
- a CDS encoding 50S ribosomal protein L23 yields MDPYDVVLYPLMTEVASRLLETENKLIFMVNLKASKVDIRKAVEELYEVGVKKVNVLITPRGEKKAFVKLHPDYKAVDVAIKLGIL; encoded by the coding sequence TTGGACCCATACGATGTTGTTTTGTATCCGTTGATGACTGAAGTTGCTAGCAGACTGCTTGAGACAGAGAATAAGTTGATTTTCATGGTTAATTTGAAGGCGTCGAAAGTGGATATTAGGAAAGCAGTTGAGGAGTTATATGAAGTGGGGGTAAAGAAAGTTAATGTTCTTATTACGCCTCGGGGAGAGAAAAAGGCGTTTGTCAAGCTACACCCAGACTATAAGGCTGTGGACGTGGCAATAAAACTGGGAATCCTCTAG
- a CDS encoding 50S ribosomal protein L3, translated as MGHRKKSAPKRGSLAYLPRGRAARETGRIRYWPPTTEGPKLLGFMGYKAGMTHLFYVEDHPRSPNFGKEVNQPSTVIETPPILICGVRAYIKTDYGLKTFTEAWMKDPPKDLERIFTLPDNFAPENGLKKIEENLDSIVEFRLLTITQPRLTSVPKKKPELMEIKVDGASIKELFEYARGLLGKTVGVTEVFKEGQLVDAIAISKGKGFQGPVKRWGIRILSRKSRKIKRGVACIGPWRPPRVLYTVPRAGQMGYHKRTEYNKRILKIGVDGKEVTPSGGFVRYGVVKSTFLLLKGSVPGPRKRLIRLRVPARPSTTVPVEPPKIVEISLASQQG; from the coding sequence ATGGGGCATAGAAAGAAAAGTGCTCCAAAACGCGGTTCCTTAGCATATTTGCCTAGGGGACGTGCCGCTCGAGAAACTGGCAGAATACGCTACTGGCCTCCCACAACTGAAGGCCCTAAACTTCTCGGGTTTATGGGCTACAAAGCTGGAATGACCCACCTCTTTTACGTGGAAGACCATCCTCGCTCCCCAAATTTTGGAAAGGAAGTAAATCAGCCGAGCACAGTTATTGAAACTCCGCCAATTCTGATTTGTGGAGTCCGCGCTTATATCAAAACTGACTATGGTTTGAAAACATTCACAGAAGCTTGGATGAAAGATCCTCCGAAGGACTTGGAACGAATTTTCACTTTGCCAGATAATTTCGCCCCTGAGAACGGGTTAAAGAAGATTGAAGAAAACTTGGACAGCATTGTTGAGTTTCGCCTTTTAACGATTACTCAGCCTCGACTGACGAGTGTTCCGAAGAAGAAGCCAGAGCTTATGGAGATAAAGGTTGACGGGGCGTCGATAAAGGAGTTATTTGAGTATGCTCGGGGGTTGCTGGGTAAGACGGTGGGGGTTACTGAGGTTTTTAAGGAAGGTCAGCTTGTGGACGCGATTGCGATTTCTAAAGGGAAGGGGTTTCAAGGGCCCGTGAAGCGGTGGGGTATTAGGATTTTGTCTCGTAAGTCTAGGAAAATTAAGAGGGGTGTGGCGTGTATTGGGCCTTGGAGGCCGCCTCGAGTTTTATATACTGTTCCTAGGGCCGGGCAGATGGGGTATCATAAGAGAACTGAGTATAATAAGCGCATTTTAAAGATAGGAGTTGATGGTAAAGAAGTGACGCCTAGCGGTGGCTTCGTGAGATATGGAGTTGTAAAGAGTACGTTTCTTTTGTTGAAGGGGAGTGTGCCTGGTCCTCGGAAACGTTTGATTCGGCTTCGTGTTCCTGCGCGACCGTCTACGACAGTGCCTGTGGAGCCTCCGAAGATTGTTGAGATTTCTTTGGCGTCGCAGCAAGGGTAG
- a CDS encoding 50S ribosomal protein L4 — MTSKVFDLKGKAVGKVKLPKVFRTPLRPDVIKRAVVALQSRRFQPQGRDPMAGKRTTAESRGVGLGIARVPRMKDRNRAAFGVSIVGGHRANPPRSEKRIVKRIPRKEMGLALRSAVAATGAKDVVTGRGHLVDDVRDFPLVVVDDVEDLRRTKDVEGVLLELGVWADVFRVKESRSVRAGRGKTRGRRYKQAVGPLIVVVENKGIVEAGRNLPGVDVVLVEGLNVELLAPGTHAGRLTVWSNSALERLGEKLGEVA, encoded by the coding sequence GTGACGTCGAAAGTTTTTGATTTGAAGGGGAAGGCTGTTGGGAAAGTTAAGCTTCCTAAGGTTTTCCGTACTCCTTTGCGCCCGGATGTCATTAAGCGGGCTGTCGTTGCTTTGCAGTCTCGTCGTTTTCAACCTCAGGGGAGGGATCCGATGGCAGGTAAGAGGACCACGGCTGAATCTCGGGGGGTTGGTTTAGGTATTGCTAGGGTTCCCAGGATGAAGGATAGAAATCGGGCTGCTTTTGGTGTGAGTATTGTTGGGGGTCATCGTGCTAATCCTCCTCGTTCGGAGAAGAGGATTGTAAAGAGGATTCCGCGGAAGGAGATGGGATTAGCTTTGCGTTCTGCAGTTGCCGCCACAGGTGCGAAGGATGTTGTTACTGGTAGAGGGCATTTGGTTGATGATGTTCGGGATTTTCCGTTGGTAGTGGTTGATGATGTGGAAGACTTGCGGCGCACGAAGGATGTGGAGGGGGTTCTTTTGGAGTTGGGTGTTTGGGCTGATGTTTTTCGGGTGAAGGAGAGCAGGAGTGTGCGGGCTGGACGGGGGAAGACACGTGGGCGAAGGTATAAGCAGGCTGTTGGTCCTTTGATTGTCGTGGTTGAGAATAAAGGGATTGTTGAGGCTGGGCGGAATTTGCCAGGCGTTGATGTTGTGTTAGTTGAGGGGTTGAATGTGGAGTTGCTGGCGCCTGGGACCCATGCTGGTAGGCTTACGGTGTGGAGTAACTCGGCTTTGGAGAGACTTGGCGAGAAGTTGGGGGAGGTTGCGTAA
- a CDS encoding bifunctional phosphoglucose/phosphomannose isomerase — MPKPTVLDQPDKVRAIDKSNMLELCEKTPDFCRDAIKRAEKLKMPYKTPKNVIVAGMGGSAIGGELLKDWLRDRALIPIEICRDYVLPAYANGNSLVIAVSYSGETEETLSAFLEAVKRHCMVITISSGGHLQAFSQKLKIPHISIPPGLPPRAAIAYTFFPLVVLMEKLHIVKKAKEEIEEALHVLQKISEESKLRIPLKDNRAKKLALRIEGTIPIIYGFRQYSAVARRLKCQFNENSKVPSKFDTFSELNHNEVVGWAAPENFTKNFSIILIRDPKEPPEIRKRIEITKQITSKKVHNILEIQAVGKQKLAKMLSTMYIGDFASIYLALLRGIDPTPTKTIVHLKQEMKRKLDTIMKLEKKLMK; from the coding sequence ATGCCAAAACCTACAGTTCTAGACCAACCAGACAAAGTTAGGGCAATAGACAAGAGCAACATGCTTGAACTATGCGAGAAGACTCCAGACTTCTGCAGAGACGCCATCAAACGAGCTGAAAAACTGAAAATGCCATACAAGACACCCAAAAACGTCATTGTCGCCGGAATGGGCGGCTCAGCCATAGGCGGAGAACTACTCAAAGACTGGCTACGTGACAGAGCTTTAATTCCCATTGAAATTTGCAGAGACTACGTCTTACCTGCATACGCCAATGGAAACAGCCTGGTGATTGCCGTCAGTTACTCGGGAGAAACCGAAGAAACCCTAAGCGCCTTCCTAGAAGCCGTAAAGCGGCACTGCATGGTCATAACGATATCCTCTGGAGGACACCTTCAAGCATTTTCACAAAAACTAAAAATTCCCCACATTTCCATACCTCCTGGCCTTCCTCCACGTGCTGCAATTGCTTACACTTTCTTTCCACTTGTAGTGTTGATGGAAAAATTACATATTGTCAAAAAAGCGAAGGAAGAAATTGAAGAGGCTTTGCATGTTTTGCAAAAAATCAGCGAAGAAAGCAAGCTTCGAATTCCTCTGAAAGACAACAGAGCAAAAAAACTTGCTTTGCGAATAGAAGGCACCATTCCGATAATTTACGGATTCAGACAATACAGCGCCGTAGCACGACGCCTAAAATGTCAATTTAATGAAAACAGCAAAGTTCCAAGTAAGTTCGATACATTTTCGGAACTTAACCACAATGAAGTTGTCGGATGGGCAGCACCTGAAAACTTCACAAAAAACTTCTCTATAATACTCATCCGAGACCCAAAAGAGCCACCCGAAATCAGAAAAAGAATTGAAATAACAAAACAAATCACATCTAAAAAGGTTCACAATATTTTGGAAATTCAAGCTGTTGGCAAACAGAAGCTGGCAAAAATGCTTTCAACCATGTACATAGGTGATTTTGCAAGTATATACTTGGCGTTGTTGAGAGGTATTGATCCAACGCCCACGAAGACAATAGTGCATCTAAAGCAGGAAATGAAGAGGAAACTTGATACGATAATGAAACTTGAAAAGAAGTTAATGAAGTGA
- a CDS encoding RNA-binding protein → MSNREFSMAIPASLVFDIPHLREKTLRVGMVGRAAAIFGVDEIIIFSDVPERNQNREFNLIASILSYMETPQYLRKQLFKIKPELRFAGVLPPLRTPHHPLQNRVKDLVDGEYREGAVIAHTQDGTLVDVGVERHALIRNKKMQINTRVTVRIRKTKRLLGADVVNRSEIAEYWGYKVTRSRLTFGKLLKKNAFDLVIATSKYGKPFVDISEELTNRWKASRKILVAFGAPTRGLYEIAKQENLNLDNVADFVINTIPNQNVETVRTEEALLVTLGILNYMVAKG, encoded by the coding sequence GTGTCTAATCGCGAGTTTTCGATGGCTATTCCTGCTTCACTGGTTTTTGACATTCCACATCTTAGGGAGAAAACTTTGAGAGTTGGAATGGTGGGGAGAGCCGCCGCAATTTTCGGTGTAGATGAAATTATTATTTTCTCAGATGTGCCAGAGAGGAACCAAAATCGAGAGTTTAACCTCATCGCTTCAATTCTTTCTTATATGGAGACGCCGCAGTACTTGCGGAAGCAATTGTTCAAAATAAAGCCGGAGTTAAGATTTGCGGGGGTGTTGCCGCCTCTTCGTACGCCGCATCATCCTTTGCAGAATCGTGTGAAAGACTTGGTTGATGGTGAATATCGCGAAGGTGCAGTTATAGCTCATACGCAGGATGGGACTCTTGTGGATGTAGGTGTTGAACGACACGCCTTGATACGGAACAAGAAAATGCAGATTAACACACGTGTCACAGTAAGGATAAGAAAAACAAAGCGGCTGTTGGGAGCGGATGTTGTAAACCGCAGCGAAATCGCAGAGTATTGGGGATACAAAGTAACTCGTTCACGCTTGACGTTTGGAAAACTTTTGAAGAAAAATGCTTTCGATTTAGTTATAGCAACGTCTAAGTACGGAAAACCTTTCGTTGACATTTCGGAAGAGTTGACAAATCGCTGGAAGGCTTCTCGCAAAATCCTTGTGGCTTTTGGCGCGCCTACAAGAGGACTATACGAGATTGCTAAACAGGAGAACTTGAACTTGGACAACGTTGCTGATTTTGTGATAAACACAATCCCTAATCAAAATGTTGAAACCGTGCGCACCGAAGAAGCACTCCTCGTGACCTTGGGAATTCTGAACTACATGGTTGCTAAAGGTTAA